In Salvelinus alpinus chromosome 22, SLU_Salpinus.1, whole genome shotgun sequence, one genomic interval encodes:
- the LOC139549466 gene encoding cyclin-L1-like isoform X1 — MAAGPVSAVPNTSTNNDGILIGDRLYSEVYLTISNSLIPEERLQPTPSMLDGLDLNTETDLRILGCELIQSAGILLRLPQVAMATGQVLFHRFFYSKSFVKHSFEIVAMACVNLASKIEEAPRRFRDVINVFHHLKQSHRGKSRSASSLILDQNYINTKNQVIKAERRILKELGFCVHVKHPHKIIVMYLQVLECEKNQTLVQTAWNYMNDSLRTNVFVRFQAETIACACIYLAARALQMPLPSRPHWYLLFGATEEEIKDICITTLKLYTRKKPDYDHLEKEVEKRKMSMQEAKLKAKGLNPDGTPALSNLGGFSPGSKPCSPSVVKVEDTSPNLLALKPVKKEPDGRAQGSKSPHNGLRKEVKIGRNSGSGSRSRTRSRSRSPRRHYNSRRSRSGTYSSRSRSRSHSRSPSPRRHPPSPLLPHLKSKPGHHGNIDPKPSSRHSSSGGGAHKRKRSRSRSASKGERERERGRERDRDRSTSDLSSAKKHKHERGGPGGGHHRGDRRERSRSYERERTHKGKRHSSSGGHSGHGRHRR; from the exons ATGGCCGCTGGTCCCGTCTCCGCTGTTCCCAACACGTCCACGAACAATGATGGGATCCTTATAGGTGACAGACTTTACTCTGAAGTTTACCTCACTATCAGCAACTCTCTCATACCGGAGGAAAGGCTTCAGCCAACCCCGTCTATGCTCGATGGCCTCGACCTGAACACGGAGACCGACCTCCGTATCCTGGGTTGCGAGCTAATTCAATCGGCTGGTATTCTTCTACGATTGCCACAG GTGGCAATGGCTACGGGTCAAGTTCTTTTTCATCGTTTTTTCTACTCTAAATCGTTTGTCAAACACAGTTTTGAG ATTGTTGCTATGGCCTGTGTCAACTTGGCTTCCAAGATCGAGGAAGCACCAAGACGATTCAGAGACGTCATCAATGTTTTTCACCATTTAAAACAGAGTCATAGAGGCAAAAG CAGGAGTGCAAGTTCATTGATTCTTGATCAGAACTACATTAATACCAAAAACCAAGTGATCAAAGCTGAGCGGAGAATCCTGAAGGAGCTGGGCTTCTGCGTACACGTCAAGCATCcgcacaag ATCATCGTCATGTACCTGCAAGTCCTGGAATGTGAGAAGAACCAGACTCTGGTCCAGACCGCCTG GAACTACATGAATGACAGCCTTAGGACCAACGTGTTTGTGAGGTTCCAAGCTGAAACCATCGCGTGTGCCTGCATCTACCTGGCTGCCAGAGCTCTTCAG ATGCCTCTCCCATCCAGACCTCACTGGTATCTGCTGTTTGGAGCCACGGAGGAGGAGATAAAGGATATCTGTATCACCACCCTCAAACTCTACACCAGGAAGAag CCGGACTATGACCACCTGGAGAAGGAAGTGGAGAAGAGGAAGATGTCTATGCAGGAGGCCAAGCTGAAGGCTAAAGGGTTGAACCCTGATGGGACCCCAGCTCTGTCCAACCTGGGGGGCTTCTCTCCTGGATCCAAACCCT GTTCCCCCAGTGTAGTGAAGGTGGAGGATACATCTCCAAACCTCCTGGCCCTCAAACCTGTAAAGAAAGAGCCAGACGGCAGAGCCCAGGGCTCCAAGAGCCCACACAACGG GCTGAGGAAGGAGGTGAAGATTGGAAGGAACAGTGGGAGTGGCTCTCGTTCCAGAACTCGCTCGCGATCACGCTCCCCACGCAGACA TTACAACAGCCGGCGCAGTCGTTCTGGGACATACAGTTCTCGTTCCCGCAGTCGCTCTCACAGCCGCAGCCCCTCACCCCGACgccatcctccctcccccctcctcccacaTCTCAAGTCAAAGCCCGGCCACCATGGCAACATCGACCCCAAGCCATCGAGTCGTCATAGCAGCAGCGGAGGAGGGGCTCACAAGAGGAAGAGGTCCAGGTCGCGCTCTGCCagcaagggagagagggaacgggagagggggagggagcggGACAGAGATCGCAGCACGTCGGACCTCTCCTCGGCCAAGAAGCACAAGCACGAGAGAGGTGGTCCTGGGGGAGGACATCAccgtggagacaggagggagcgGTCCAGGTCGTACGAGCGGGAGCGCACCCACAAGGGCAAACGCCATAGCAGCAGCGGCGGACACTCGGGTCACGGGCGCCACCGCCGCTGA
- the LOC139549466 gene encoding cyclin-L1-like isoform X2, whose product MAAGPVSAVPNTSTNNDGILIGDRLYSEVYLTISNSLIPEERLQPTPSMLDGLDLNTETDLRILGCELIQSAGILLRLPQVAMATGQVLFHRFFYSKSFVKHSFEIVAMACVNLASKIEEAPRRFRDVINVFHHLKQSHRGKRSASSLILDQNYINTKNQVIKAERRILKELGFCVHVKHPHKIIVMYLQVLECEKNQTLVQTAWNYMNDSLRTNVFVRFQAETIACACIYLAARALQMPLPSRPHWYLLFGATEEEIKDICITTLKLYTRKKPDYDHLEKEVEKRKMSMQEAKLKAKGLNPDGTPALSNLGGFSPGSKPCSPSVVKVEDTSPNLLALKPVKKEPDGRAQGSKSPHNGLRKEVKIGRNSGSGSRSRTRSRSRSPRRHYNSRRSRSGTYSSRSRSRSHSRSPSPRRHPPSPLLPHLKSKPGHHGNIDPKPSSRHSSSGGGAHKRKRSRSRSASKGERERERGRERDRDRSTSDLSSAKKHKHERGGPGGGHHRGDRRERSRSYERERTHKGKRHSSSGGHSGHGRHRR is encoded by the exons ATGGCCGCTGGTCCCGTCTCCGCTGTTCCCAACACGTCCACGAACAATGATGGGATCCTTATAGGTGACAGACTTTACTCTGAAGTTTACCTCACTATCAGCAACTCTCTCATACCGGAGGAAAGGCTTCAGCCAACCCCGTCTATGCTCGATGGCCTCGACCTGAACACGGAGACCGACCTCCGTATCCTGGGTTGCGAGCTAATTCAATCGGCTGGTATTCTTCTACGATTGCCACAG GTGGCAATGGCTACGGGTCAAGTTCTTTTTCATCGTTTTTTCTACTCTAAATCGTTTGTCAAACACAGTTTTGAG ATTGTTGCTATGGCCTGTGTCAACTTGGCTTCCAAGATCGAGGAAGCACCAAGACGATTCAGAGACGTCATCAATGTTTTTCACCATTTAAAACAGAGTCATAGAGGCAAAAG GAGTGCAAGTTCATTGATTCTTGATCAGAACTACATTAATACCAAAAACCAAGTGATCAAAGCTGAGCGGAGAATCCTGAAGGAGCTGGGCTTCTGCGTACACGTCAAGCATCcgcacaag ATCATCGTCATGTACCTGCAAGTCCTGGAATGTGAGAAGAACCAGACTCTGGTCCAGACCGCCTG GAACTACATGAATGACAGCCTTAGGACCAACGTGTTTGTGAGGTTCCAAGCTGAAACCATCGCGTGTGCCTGCATCTACCTGGCTGCCAGAGCTCTTCAG ATGCCTCTCCCATCCAGACCTCACTGGTATCTGCTGTTTGGAGCCACGGAGGAGGAGATAAAGGATATCTGTATCACCACCCTCAAACTCTACACCAGGAAGAag CCGGACTATGACCACCTGGAGAAGGAAGTGGAGAAGAGGAAGATGTCTATGCAGGAGGCCAAGCTGAAGGCTAAAGGGTTGAACCCTGATGGGACCCCAGCTCTGTCCAACCTGGGGGGCTTCTCTCCTGGATCCAAACCCT GTTCCCCCAGTGTAGTGAAGGTGGAGGATACATCTCCAAACCTCCTGGCCCTCAAACCTGTAAAGAAAGAGCCAGACGGCAGAGCCCAGGGCTCCAAGAGCCCACACAACGG GCTGAGGAAGGAGGTGAAGATTGGAAGGAACAGTGGGAGTGGCTCTCGTTCCAGAACTCGCTCGCGATCACGCTCCCCACGCAGACA TTACAACAGCCGGCGCAGTCGTTCTGGGACATACAGTTCTCGTTCCCGCAGTCGCTCTCACAGCCGCAGCCCCTCACCCCGACgccatcctccctcccccctcctcccacaTCTCAAGTCAAAGCCCGGCCACCATGGCAACATCGACCCCAAGCCATCGAGTCGTCATAGCAGCAGCGGAGGAGGGGCTCACAAGAGGAAGAGGTCCAGGTCGCGCTCTGCCagcaagggagagagggaacgggagagggggagggagcggGACAGAGATCGCAGCACGTCGGACCTCTCCTCGGCCAAGAAGCACAAGCACGAGAGAGGTGGTCCTGGGGGAGGACATCAccgtggagacaggagggagcgGTCCAGGTCGTACGAGCGGGAGCGCACCCACAAGGGCAAACGCCATAGCAGCAGCGGCGGACACTCGGGTCACGGGCGCCACCGCCGCTGA